The genomic DNA aaaaacaaacaccataATTAGACATTTTGAAATTATATCCCTTTTCATTAAGAAATGACGTTAATACCAGAATCATTTTTCCATAATGATGCATCATTTATACCATTTATATTAGAtcacacaaagaaataaaaaaattaaaaagttattAGCATTGGACTGAGTCCAACGCCCCACTGAGTCCACGGCGAGGGCTCAGTGGGGCGTTGGCGAACTGGGAGGTACCAAATAAGACAGTTTTTGATCATAAtacttaaaacataaaaatactatATTAATTATTACACAGGTAGAAGTACAGAGGCTTAGCAGTCTTGAATAGTTCAGGTACagaacatacacaaaaaaatctaccacttcttatttttcttcataacaAGATGCAACATCAAATTTCAAATCACACATTCACAATCTTTGAACATTTTCAGTatgaaaacagaacagaaaaagagGGACAATTTTCCTGCAACACCgatcacaggaaaaaaaatattttttttatataagtatatatatatgaaacatatatattttaaattaacagTCAAATATATGAGCATATATACATAGTTTTACAAGGTAGCAAAGGCAAAAAAGCTATTTGCAACATCCCCCTAAATCCTATATCATATCAGATAAATTATCCATGACatttccatttgaaaaaaaaacatcttaaaactACAAGttaaaagtgtcaaaatatTAGAGAACCCATCTTTGTTTCAAAAGTGAAATAAGATATTGcacctttttttaaaccagagtacaataaaatgacaatgaaaaaCAGCATACAATGCACAACAGGAATTAAATTAGAACTACTGCCACTGGCTGACATTAATCCttgtttttgtaacaaaaatacatttcctgTAACAAAACATCACAGTTTCATTTCACTGAATTATgtaaaaggaaaacattttaacacacttgtttgttttttttaaacatcttatGACATGTGACAAAAAGGTATTCAAGACTGCTAAGCACTTAATCATGGTTTCATTTcaacaaaactagaaaaaataGATCATATTGCCTTTTGAAATGTTACAACTCTTGGGTTCATTTTGGCGGTACAATCTGAGTCAGAcaggaaaatatagaaaaaacgAAACAGCTCTCTCAAGTCCAAAAAGGGATCCCAGATACTGTCTATCCAAAATAACAGTGTACACAAGCATTTAGTAACAAATAACTGTTCCTGATTTTTAGAAATATTACTTTATCATATAAGTCATTCTACAGCTAGTGTTTCTCactaagaaaaaaagttttcaagGCGTTGCAAATCTAGAACCCCCTCCGTTAAAAAAGGGTCGTTTTCTTCCGCAGTGATTCAAGTCTTTCACCTGGGGGTCTTCTCTTAATGATCCTGCAGAATAAAGAAAacagtttattcaatatttgTCACAAAATCAAAGCTGAAACCACTAAATGTGTGCTTTGAAAAGGAAAAGTCTGGCAATGTATTTTCTtactgtcaacaaatcccacaaGTAAATATTGCACCACACTTTTGCACCATGTGACATATTAACCCATTATGATGTTAATATGTACTGTATTACAGTATTTACGGTAGCAGGATGCATGGCAAGAGGCTAACTTTAGGCTTTTTTAAAAGACCATTATGAAtgcaatttaatttttaatttattttatgtccATACTGGCATCAGTAGTACGAAGGAAAATCCCAGAATTACTTTATTCACATTCAGTGTCGAGTCCAGAGTTCGCTTACCAGAGTTGCAGGAGTAAGCGCTGTTAGTGTAGACGGGGCTGGACTTTGGTGACTTTGCTCCAGATGTGAATCCAGAACGATACTGGGTGATGCAGGCGTTTGCTGGTGGCTTCTTTGTTTTTCAGACTCTAATGTCTTTGTACCCTAAGTTTCTTATTTGTGCGTTTTCTTGTCTGCTTTCCTCAAACTCGACCTTTCCAACGGGCTTCGAACCAGCACTAAATGTGCTGCTCTTAACCCAGATCATGTTCAACACATACTTGTATCATCAACAGATACAATTTCAACTTACTGCTTCTAGAAGTAGCTGTTGATGAGATGCAAGGTAAGCCCACACACCACACTGCAACACACTTCGTGTGCTCTGATAAATTCTGACCGGTGGTGCAGTTTGACTTTGTGCCTAATAGTTAAATGCTTTAtactaataataacaacacatttataaaactaGACTGAAGTAAATGCAACTTTATTAAAAGTAACACTAACTTCACAATCTCATCAATTCTTAAAATGAATTTAAGACATATTAAGGCCTAAAACTCAAAAAATTGGATATTTAGGGCTGccacaaacaattattttttttataagagATTCATCTTgtgattattttctttcatcGATTTGTCTATAAAAATGACAGGATGGATACATGTTAAGATGTCCCCTTCAATTTCCTGGAGCCAATTgtcaatatatgtatatatttatgaaaataaaaattaagtgATTTAGTAGTTGCAGATTCATTGTTAGGTCCCGTTTTCAGCTCAGTTTGTTTGACAGCAGAACTAAGGAAAAACAAATGAcccgattttcatgaaaccTGAAGACGGTAACTTGGACCAAGGATGAACCAACTACATTTTGGATTGGATCTGATCcaaatgtttttgctttttataagcatttcatggctcacctgtttagtttcctttgctctttgttgTCGCACAAATACTAAAAACCGCTAAAACGTTTTGTTTAAGCACTCTTAGCattaaaatacaacattcacTGTAGAGCCTGTGTTGCTTCCACATTACAgtttaaagctcatgaacacactgaAGTAATAAACATTGtgcaatttaataataatattgattacaGATTCAATCTGGTTCAAACTGAACCTTTTCAAAGATGTATTTTTGTGAGATGTTTTTTAAAGAGTTCCATCTTTAGTAAGAACCAATGGGCTTGCAGCTGAGAGCCAGAGTTACAGTATGGTATTCAGAaaggatttgttgacaataagaaaaaatatcatCCTCTTACTCCAGCAAACAAAGCTGTGAAAACACAGTTGAGGCAGTTGGTGCTCACCTGAAGGCCCGGGGCTTGTGTCTGCTGTGAGCCCTGGTTGAAGTAGGCCATCGGCTGTCTGTAGAAGTCAACCCAGGCGCTGTAGTCAGGATTAGAGGTCTGCTGAGATGCAGGACCAGCTGTCTGGCCTGAagagggaaaaacaacaacagtaagaAACAGAAGAGGTGGAATCAAGAAAATGATGTCTCTATGCAGGTTTGAGGTAAAACTTAAATCTGTTTATGttcataataaaatatttccacAAGTACTCACCCCAGGCTTTGTTGTATTCAGGAGCAGTGCTCTGGGCTTGGTTTTgctgacctaaaaaaaaaacaaaaaacagaagagtttcaattaggtttttttaaattgtaaaaaatacaatattatagCTTTTCCCCCAAACAGTTTCAAGTTATGAACAGGATTTATGCTTATAATCTTTCCAACATGGTGGGTAGATGCACGATTTCATCAGGCttgtgtgaaaaaacaacaaagtgtagattagaagaagaagaattaaatTTAAGCTTCAAGACTGAAGATAAAGTGGACGTTAAAACAAAATATCCTTTTCTCTTGCCTAGCTTTTTATAATACTGCTCCCAGTCCATCTGGCCCGTCTGGGATCCATTGTGACCTGAAACCAGACACAGATAACACCACCAGAGTTACTGAGTGTGGGATTTTCCCTTTTCACCTCCTGCTCTCATCTGTTTCCTAACGATTTCCATcgacagaaataatttaaatctgTCTGTGCAGGAAAGAGGTGGTTAGCCACAGGGTGCATGACCTCCTCCCAGCCCACTGAAGACTCTGAATACAGTGCAGTACTTTATATTTGTAATAGCTTCTTTTGTTATATGTTCTTATCTTATGTCCATCATATATGTAGTTTGCCATTCTTGAGCCTGTGTTGTATCAATAAACTTGACTGCAATTACAAAACTCAGAAATAAAACAGCCTGGCTGCAATTCTAAAGCAAAATTTATGGAGCAATGAAATTAAGAGAtaaaaactgcatcattttgttCCCTAATTGAGTCAGGCATTGGACCCCAAATATATAGCTAGGACAGGATCCAATTaattgatttgttgtgttttaagcTACAACCAGCAGCTCTATAGCTCGGTCTATCGCCTGGTTGGTCCACAAAAGTGTTTCACCAGGAAGCTGAAATTGGAGGTAAAGTGTTTGTGcggctgtgagtgtgtgtgcagatatTGAAAATGCTTGCTCGTAAAAATTGAACTCTGGTGAGGTAGCTTCAGCAGCTAGATTAAATAATTCTACTTACTGTGGTCCTGCTGGCCTTGAGGTTGCCATATTTGAAAAGTCGTACCCCATCCTCCAGTCATGAACGTCTGACCCCCacttcagtaaaataaaaagacaactcAATATAAGTAATAAACATGACAATCAGTTTCGTAGTGAAGACACTGTGTTAAACTTTTTCAGTATACGTTTGAGCagtaagacatgaaaaggacaTGAAAACGTGACACGTTGAGGAGAGAAGTAGAAGCTTACTGTTGAGGAGGAGTGGTTGGTCCTTGGTTGTAGGGATTCATACCGAAGCTGCTGTTGCCCCCCATTCCTGGGCCCTAGAGCAGAGAAAGGGAAGAGGAGGCGAGTGAGAGACCACacttgtgtttaaaaaagaagCCAACAGGCAAGGTCAAAGGGCAGTGCCGGCCGCTGATGCACTCCATTAAGTCCATTTGATGGATTCTTTATGTTTAACCTCTGGTGACATCCTGCCGGCCACCAGGACCACAGCAACCCAGCAGCTCTCCACATTGACATGTGCGCTCATGAATATCAGGGCAGACAATAGCACTCTGGGCCAGAGACCGACCACCTACCCCAATTCTCTCATCGATCAGCTGCCGGGCCTTTTCCAACTGCTGCGGGGTGCCTCGGATGGAGAAGATGCGCACGTTGGGGTCGGTGTTGGGCGGTGGGTTTCTCTGTAGCTCCACGTGGGCACGAGACTGCTCTTTGATGTTCTTGATGGTTTCTCCACCTGGGAAAGCAATGAGGAACATTTAACTAGGGCTACCAATTATTTTCATTGCAAGTTAATGTGACAATTATTTTCTAGGTCTAAGAAAtgtcagaaagacagaaaaatgggCCAAAAGCCAAAGGTTAAGTCCTCACatatgactgatcagctgcCTTTAAGAAATTTTATTATCACAAAAACGTCAAATCGTCAAATTAGAAAAGCAGGAACTGTTTAAAATGGCTACAATGATTTGAagataatgaaaatagtttCCACCTAATTTTCTGCCAAATCAACACATCATTTAAGTTGTAAATcatttatacaatctatggATGCAGTGAGGAAATTTTCCCTCTGTTTAAACTCATGAAGACACCAGTGTTAGTGCTCAAAGACTTTTTACAAGAAGATATTCAGCAATTATGCTCAATTTCAGATCTTAAAGGTTATTACTTCAGACCCTTAGATATCAGGTTGTACCGCTTTGACATCCTCCGCAATAATCTTGTTGGTCGACTTTTGactaaaaacattatttctattttaaaaaaaaagttaaacaacAGTGGGGGCGTTAGGCATGTAATGAAATCTATGCATGTACCCTGCACATGAGCAGCTATCAAGTCTACAagctctctttttttcattatttacacAGTTTCCTCTGTTACCATTTGTATGTAGAAAGCAGTGCAACCCACATGGATGCATTTGGTATCAGACTGTCTGAATATGTCCACTGTTGTCACTGTATGTAAACTACATTGTGACTGTCTGCCCCTCAGTGATAGCAAGCTTTTCACACTGCCTTTGAGTTTGGCTGTTCAGGACAAaagctgtaatttcccagcttgggataaataaagtatatctatctataacacTGAAAATCAAGCAAACGTTGACACCTCACATTAGTCAAAATACcttcatcaatgtcattaaatgGAGTTTGAAGTTATATGGTTAATGCACAGTAAAACCAAGTTGACAAAGTCTGGAAACTGTgtgaatccttttcatctgtGCCATCCATCCCATAGATATGAATGTGGCATTAAGCCAGACTCCCCTCCACAGGAATCACGCTGACTCACTTGACTGAAGTGGTGTGATAATGCTACCTTATGAAGACTCTGGCTTGTGTCTCACCACTTATCTACCATTCTGTGGTAACATCCATGCAAATCAGGAAACAAAAGGAGACATCTCCTGCACACCTCCCCCTCCACTGCATCAGATGCCAGCTTCCCGACGTGTGGGGAGAGCAATTACACCAGCAGGGAGAAATGAAACATAGCTGGCAAGAGAAAAGGGCCAAAATTGAAGCGTATCCTCCTTCTGGGATATCGTTTGTCTCTTTTACCCTTTTCATTCTTGACTCGGTGTTGTCCTCTGTGATGAGAGGAGGGAGTGAACGGGGGGCATATAGACACCACCCCCCTCCACAATACCCATCCGAACGAAAAAGGCTGAGGGTGCTTCCCGGGGGGACACCGGGGCTGTCCCAACATCAATTACACATTTGTTCACTTGTGGCTGACACTCGGATGACCCTGGCTGACCTCCGAATGAAAACGCTCATCAaaaacctctcctcctcccgtAGCCTATTCCTTGCTGCCAACAGACTGCACATGGGCCATTAACCCATTGTCAACCAAATGAAACTTCTGCCTTAATGAAGCCATTATGAGCTCTTCTAGTCAGACAGCAGAGAGCAATGAAGACCCTGACTATTCATTTCATGGACTGGGCTGTAGTGAGGGCAGATAATACGGGCCTTATTAATGAGACTGGTTTAGTGAGCAGGAGAAAAGGAGGGGATACAAAAGTGCAACTGGTGACGGCATTCACGGCAAAGTCAATGGACTGGTTAGCTGCTGGTGGGGAAAAACTCAAGGGAAAATAACATTAGCAGACCATGTGACATTTCTAATGCAACAGCAGCTTTACATCAAACTGAGTGGGCAGTGGGGTTAAAATCAATATCATTTTCATAAGAATTGGTttataatattgatatatacCAGTAAGGGCAGGTTTAGTACCTTCCACCATCATATAATTAAGTTCACACTCAAGAATAAGCTTGGTTATCCTTAAAAGATTTTCTGGGAAAACTTCGACACACTTCATCCACACTAATACGTGTCCGTTTTAAATTGCACTTCTGTTATGTTAATGCCTATAGTGTGCACACAAGTCTGGTGTTTCTGAATCACTAAAAATGAGtctttttgaaaacattgtcaAATGTCCCCGTTTTTGTTTAATAATGACTGATATGATTGTTTGCTAAGAGCTGTTCTGCAGATAAATTCTGCATTTCACAAAGCTGATAGTCTTTTTTCTGCTATGTGAGGAGTTTATTTCAGTAATTTGCCATAATTCCCATATCCCATAGCTTACACAGACTCAAGCATGTCTAGTGTATGTGAATGATCATGTGATATGCATTTGCAGTCGTGTTAGTATGGACAGAGATTATTCTGAAATGGTGCTTTAACCCTCATGAGGACGGAGATTGTTtagattttaaaacaaattatattGGTAATcccattatgtttgttttttggtcttgtATACTTCTCGCTGTGTAAATCAGATCTTCTTATAAACTGGCTCTGTCATGTACCCTGTAAAATAATCGTTAATCTACCTATCTATACGATATCTACCCACTTTTCCTTTAGAGGGGTGCGGGGCTTGGAGCAGCTGTCTTTGGTAGAGGCgtggtacaccctggacaggctGCCAGtcaatcacagggcagacataGTTAAGGACAACCAGTCACACTCACATCTACACCTACGGCTAATTTAAAGCCGCCAATCCACCtaacctgcatgtctttggagtGTGGGAGCACATGTATggagaaaacatgcaaactccccAATTTGGGGTTCAGATTCTTGCCCAAGGACACTTCAACATATGGAGCTggggatcaaaccaccgacCCTGTGATGACTATGTCCTCTACTAGGGCTGTGTATTTGCAAGAAATTGGTAATACATGTATCATGATACAGGGCTTACGATgaaatatattgcaatatatttaCTAATGATACTGTATTCAAGgagatacagtagtgttcaaaatattttttttgttacattgaactgctattatattgaacactactgtatattgtgattatttttttataaaatctcagtaaaaaaaagtagacTTTCATAAAATTCGAACAGTGGGATATACACTTGCAGTTAACTCTTTATCTGAAACCTTTTAAACTACCATTTGCATTAATTTGGGACTTGATTTTGCATCATCATTTAAttcaacaacaaaagacaaagaatacAATTTAATTGGTCCAGCTTCACATTGAAGAAATGAAAGACAGCtcatagtgttttttttcactgcGAAGACATGCAAAGAGAATAGAGAATTATCCTAAGGGATGGACAAGTAGAGATCTATCAAACTGAAGCATTTGAAAGTTTACCTAAGGGTTGGATTttagtcataaaaaaaaaaaaagcattatgtGTCTAAGTTCATTCTTGACCTAAGAAGCAGTAGAGGTTGATAGATTTTAATGAAAGGTCTACTTTCTCTAGGGTTTTCCAGAGCTTTTACGAACAAGAACATTTTAACTTTCATCTGCAGCAAACTGCAGTGTGATGCATCTAAAAGTCTGGAAAACCTAGGACAGTtgaattttttaaagttaaaatgcaAGCATAAAGTTGCTTGTTACGGCTCTTGCACTGAATTCACGTCTGTAATAAAGTCTGAGCAGGTTGGTGGGTGGCTTGATTCATcaagctgtgtgtctgtgtgtagggGGTCAAAACAGAGGGGCAATGGGCTGCATATGGCATCGTAAAGATATTAATCACCGCACCCTTTAAGGGACGGCTGACAGCACCCAGACCCACCGCCATCTCCACCATATTGGTCCACTTCATATGCTAATGCACAGAGAGGGGGACGCAACGCCCAGGTTTATTTGTTTCCCTCGCCCCACTACATGCACAAAAGCCACTTGACATTTCTATTGCCATGTTTTTATCTTAGGTAAAGAGGCCCACTCCGATCCCGCCCACAactgcacgcacgcacacacacacacacacacacacacacaccaaggcggcatgcatgcacacacaccacacacacacacacaagctcctTCCAATGCAATGGTCAATGACTTTTAAATAGCTGGCAATAGAGTGGGCATGAATAGCCAATAAGCTAATTCCTCCTATTCATTCCCTCGCTGCACTCTATTGGGCTGAAAGACCCTCATTAGATGCCAGGCAGCCTTCCACATGATTGAGGGCTGTTATTATGCACCTTTAACAATTAATGTCACATTACACGCATTATCCCCGTCATTAAGCCCTTAGTGAAGCCAATGAATGCCACTTGTGCTGTATACATGAGCCCTGGAGGGAGAATAGGAGGGTGGTCACTTGCCCCCCTCTTCTCATCAGTTTCACGCAGCGGCAGAACACCAAACTGCTTTCAGTTATTAAAAGGAAAACGCAATCTGTTGGATATGCTCCTCTTAAGACCGTTCATATTGATGGACTGCGTATTATGTCTCTCAgacgacagaaaaaaacatgattaaaccaGACATGCTCACAAATCCCAGCaactttaacaaaaaaagacttaagcTATAAAAAACAAAGCACGACAGAAACAGCTCACAGAGGTGAGATATAACATAAGGTGTTTCAATCCACTAATAGGAAtttaatgaaaacatgtttcttACCTTTGCCAATCACCAGTCCACACTTGTCAGCAGGTACTGCATATGTCACCTCCTGCAGTCCTCCAGAGCCTCCCATGTTACAGTCACTTCGCCCTCGACGTCCCATTACACCTCCAAACCCATCTCGCTCCTACAAGAAGGAACCAGGATTTAATTTCTTGACAGacattttgctgaaaaaggTTAGGCTCCCTATATTCTATATTTCTTCAAAATTTACAGATTTATAATATTCAATGGCATATTTAAACCTGGCACTTTCCAATgagtattttaaaaagtcaaataaccAAATTTAAGCTTATAATACTTCtatttaatcaaaatcactttattctacacgtttcatttaaaaatgtgcccaagaaaactaacatttttattaaccaGCTACTGTGAAATACATTCAATTGTGCAGTCCTCACGCAAAAAAGAAGCCATGAATAAGATTCAGTGAAACTTTGAACTGCAAACTCTTCAGATGAAGTAGAGAAGACAACAAGAGAGGTTGTGAGCAGAGGTTATAGAAGTGTTAATAGTTtcatatgtatagcatgtggggCCCCAGTGACACCCCAGTTGTACCACTTGTAGGCACTCATTCACAAGTCAAcctgcattttgtttttccccctttttgaaaaaatattttttggtgtTATACTGCAGAATAGATATTTTTGACTTCCCACTAGCTATAATTGTGCATTTTCCATTGAGTCGCAGAGCTTAAgttgcagtgaaaaatgaggTGACAGTGAGttaaatgtgacaggagcataAAGCTGAAAcggcttggggttcagagggttaactggaCAGATGTTAAACAGACGGGACAAAACAGAAGCACAAACCTGAGCAGTTTGAACCAGTTCATTGATGAGGTGGACCGCATGGTGGCAGTGGTCGGGCTGGCCCATCACCTGAGCAACTCGGTCAGGACTGACTCCATCATCTGGACgagaaataaaaaagggacacaaaatgtcttttaCTTCCTATAAGattgaatacatatttactTTTGAGTGCTTGAAATGCAAGTAAAGGGAGCAAAAGTCTGGTTATATTGTTGAACTTTGGTCACTTGCAGGGTAGGATTTCACTGCTCAAGTGAGTATTGTAGCAAAAAATGCTGAACTTTTGAATTTTAACACCAGAATAAATCTGTCCATGAATTCTGATAATTATGAATCTGCCTGGAGCCCAACCGCTCGACAACTTATCAGCCACCAACTACTCACATTCCCACCAAGACTGTCCAGATGAAAACTCAaccttcaactttttttctattaCCAAACCATCCACACATCATTTGTTTTTAGTGTACTGATGCCTGTTGTGGTGTTTCAGGAGTAACAGGTTGACCAGCTTTAGAGATTACACTTTTCTATGTTACCCGATTGCCAACATGAGGTTGTGTTTTATCATCTTCTTACCTTGTTTGAACTGGATCCTGACCCCAGCATCATTCTGAATCTTCTTGATCATCTCTCCGTTCCTGCCGATGATGATGCCGACCGCAAATCTGGGCACAACCACCTGGACGAAGCAAACGAGAAGAATTTATTAGAGattacaaaaaatatcttaTGTGGATACATAAATAACATCACCTTAGCTGTTcagtatttgaaaaaaaaaaggagaaaaagtctTACATCCAGACTGCTTCCCCCCATTTTGGATCCAAAGTCTGCTCTGCCAACCCTGAAGTCTCCTTGGTCCTTGTCACGGATAAGCTTCACCACAAGTTCACGGGCTTGCTataaagatgcaaaaagacgtagcagaatgattaaaaaaaaacatttaacaaaggATGTAAAGCATAACAAAAGTCCTCCtcaaaaaaggtttttcaaTGTTTGACTGGGACACTGAAGAGGgcataaaatgtgtaaaattgaGTGTAAACTGGAAAGCTAGTGGCACACACTGAGCTCCTCTGAGACCGACCTGCACTTTGTGGGGATCCCCAGTGATTCTCAGGGGCTTGTCTGCTCCAGTGGGCATGGGGTCATCCTGAATCATTATCATCTGCACTCCCGTTCTCTCCTGCAGGGGTACAATCACACAGAAGCAGAAACGCACACCAAACAGTTACCTGGGGCCCAAAACACTATTCACTCTGAAGGGAGGAAATTCTGCCACATCTCAAGAACAggttttatttttgatgcaatCTTGGCCAAATAGACCAGAAGGTAAATACCCACGGAGGATGTGAAATTATGTTAATCTTTAGTGTTTCCCCAAGGACTTCCAGCAGTGGTGCTGAACTGCCTCAGTTATATTTTGTGCTGCTTCAAGATATTTAGCATGTCCACTGACATGAGAAGGAAAAATTTGTACACCAACTGCACATGTCGAATTGCATCTAATAAAATGCTCTGGGACCTCttgtgtctcctctctctcctgttgttctaCTCCGTAAGTAGTATTCAGAAAGAGGAAAGAGACGGTCTCTGCTTGATTAAATCAACCTACAGGAATGACATCAATTAACTCTTGCAGGGCATTTTCAAGACAATATACGAatccttgtttttgtcatttaccTAAGCTTTACCATAACCAATGTCAGCCTTTATTTTTCCTTGCCAACCCGTTTACCAAGCTCGTCCAAAAATTTCAAAAGACATTTTATAGTGATCACATTTTGGAAAATAGTGTGCTGTGAAGGTCTTTCAACACTGGCCAAAAATTGCATTCAATTGagttgaaatatattttaaattctgctagatgaataataaaaatgcattcaatTATTATTGAGAATTAATATAGAATGAACTTGGTGGAAATCATTGATTTCCCAAACATTAGTTCATTTATGTTGTCGCAAACTATATTAGCCGTCACATTACAAACAAGTTAGGTTTAGAAAAACATAGccaaagttgcattaattaTTAAACTAATAAACTAATATTTGACTGGCACTTCTACCTTGGGACAGCCCCACAAGCTCTCCATGACTTCAAAGAACTTTGTTGTAATAGGAGGTAGTGAAACTGGCAGAGGAGCCTTTTTCCACTAACTGCACTTTGAACGATAGATAACCAATAACAGACTACTTTAAGCACTCAGAGTCGGGTACAAGTTCATCAGAGATTTAATCAACAATTTAATTGCATAAGAGAATATCTTTACTCACCAGGATGCTGGATAAATGCATATAGGGGAAACGCAGATCTTAGTGTGTGTAGAAAGGAGCTCACAAGGGGTTTATACCAAGCCATATGTAGGCAGATCTAGGAATATTTTAAAGGTTTGGTGTCTTGTTTCTTATTAGAGCTGCATACAAAACATTCACACATTGTCTGCTGGGGAGATATTCAGCTCCTCAGCAGACAATTGTAGAGCTGTGTTTCATGCAGTCTGAATGTCCACAGTCTATATAATGATGGTGAGTCAAATGTTTACCAGCAAGAGCGACGGCACTAAAAGTACCGATGTCAAATGcacaattttactgtaattgctGAACATTCAGTGCAGTCTATCAACAGACCTGCAGTTGTTTGATGG from Centropristis striata isolate RG_2023a ecotype Rhode Island chromosome 19, C.striata_1.0, whole genome shotgun sequence includes the following:
- the fubp3 gene encoding far upstream element-binding protein 3 isoform X4, whose translation is MMMMAELVQGQASVAQPGTKDDFADTIRRVRQITDHRSIKQPPQEDLFMSQQIQQMAAKMGGDQMPNMNSSPPVIDPSLYGFGGQKRSLDNGVGNHLGAMVHQRALATEDFKVPDKMVGFIIGKGGEQISRIQLESGCKIQIASDSGGMLDRPCTLTGSPENIDQAKRLLSEIVEQCRYGPGFHSDMDGNSSIQQILIPANKVGLVIGKGGETIKQLQERTGVQMIMIQDDPMPTGADKPLRITGDPHKVQQARELVVKLIRDKDQGDFRVGRADFGSKMGGSSLDVVVPRFAVGIIIGRNGEMIKKIQNDAGVRIQFKQDDGVSPDRVAQVMGQPDHCHHAVHLINELVQTAQERDGFGGVMGRRGRSDCNMGGSGGLQEVTYAVPADKCGLVIGKGGETIKNIKEQSRAHVELQRNPPPNTDPNVRIFSIRGTPQQLEKARQLIDERIGGPGMGGNSSFGMNPYNQGPTTPPQHGGQTFMTGGWGTTFQIWQPQGQQDHSQQNQAQSTAPEYNKAWGQTAGPASQQTSNPDYSAWVDFYRQPMAYFNQGSQQTQAPGLQDH
- the fubp3 gene encoding far upstream element-binding protein 3 isoform X3; the protein is MMMMAELVQGQASVAQPGTKDDFADTIRRVRQITDHRSIKQPPQEDLFMSQQIQQMAAKMGGDQMPNMNSSPPVIDPSLYGFGGQKRSLDNGVGNHLGAMVHQRALATEDFKVPDKMVGFIIGKGGEQISRIQLESGCKIQIASDSGGMLDRPCTLTGSPENIDQAKRLLSEIVEQCRYGPGFHSDMDGNSSIQQILIPANKVGLVIGKGGETIKQLQERTGVQMIMIQDDPMPTGADKPLRITGDPHKVQQARELVVKLIRDKDQGDFRVGRADFGSKMGGSSLDVVVPRFAVGIIIGRNGEMIKKIQNDAGVRIQFKQDDGVSPDRVAQVMGQPDHCHHAVHLINELVQTAQERDGFGGVMGRRGRSDCNMGGSGGLQEVTYAVPADKCGLVIGKGGETIKNIKEQSRAHVELQRNPPPNTDPNVRIFSIRGTPQQLEKARQLIDERIGGPGMGGNSSFGMNPYNQGPTTPPQQSGGQTFMTGGWGTTFQIWQPQGQQDHSQQNQAQSTAPEYNKAWGQTAGPASQQTSNPDYSAWVDFYRQPMAYFNQGSQQTQAPGLQDH
- the fubp3 gene encoding far upstream element-binding protein 3 isoform X1 codes for the protein MMMMAELVQGQASVAQPGTKDDFADTIRRVRQITDHRSIKQPPQEDLFMSQQIQQMAAKMGGDQMPNMNSSPPVIDPSLYGFGGQKRSLDNGVGNHLGAMVHQRALATEDFKVPDKMVGFIIGKGGEQISRIQLESGCKIQIASDSGGMLDRPCTLTGSPENIDQAKRLLSEIVEQCRYGPGFHSDMDGNSSIQQILIPANKVGLVIGKGGETIKQLQERTGVQMIMIQDDPMPTGADKPLRITGDPHKVQQARELVVKLIRDKDQGDFRVGRADFGSKMGGSSLDVVVPRFAVGIIIGRNGEMIKKIQNDAGVRIQFKQDDGVSPDRVAQVMGQPDHCHHAVHLINELVQTAQERDGFGGVMGRRGRSDCNMGGSGGLQEVTYAVPADKCGLVIGKGGETIKNIKEQSRAHVELQRNPPPNTDPNVRIFSIRGTPQQLEKARQLIDERIGGPGMGGNSSFGMNPYNQGPTTPPQQSGGQTFMTGGWGTTFQIWQPQGQQDHSHNGSQTGQMDWEQYYKKLGQQNQAQSTAPEYNKAWGQTAGPASQQTSNPDYSAWVDFYRQPMAYFNQGSQQTQAPGLQDH